One region of Quercus lobata isolate SW786 chromosome 2, ValleyOak3.0 Primary Assembly, whole genome shotgun sequence genomic DNA includes:
- the LOC115977221 gene encoding temperature-induced lipocalin-1 codes for MANKEMEVVKGVDLNRYMGRWYEIASFPSRFQPKNGVNTRATYTLREDGTVNVLNETWTDGKRGYIEGSAYKADPKSDEAKLKVRFYVPPFLPIIPVVGDYWVLYLDDDYQYALIGQPTRKSLWILCRQTHLDEEIYNQLLQKATDEGYDVSKLHKTPQSDPPPSGEEGPKDTKGFWYFKSLFGK; via the exons ATGGCCAACAAAGAGATGGAAGTGGTGAAGGGTGTGGACCTAAACAGGTACATGGGACGGTGGTATGAGATAGCTTCATTCCCATCAAGGTTTCAGCCCAAGAATGGTGTGAACACAAGGGCTACATACACTCTGAGAGAGGATGGGACTGTGAATGTGCTGAATGAGACCTGGACTGATGGGAAAAGAGGGTACATAGAGGGCAGTGCATACAAGGCTGATCCCAAAAGTGATGAGGCTAAGCTCAAAGTTAGATTCTATGTCCCTCCATTCCTGCCCATCATCCCTGTGGTTGGGGACTATTGGGTTTTGTACCTTGATGATGATTATCAGTATGCCTTGATTGGCCAGCCTACCAGGAAGTCTCTTTGG atattaTGCAGGCAAACCCACCTAGATGAAGAGATTTACAATCAGCTACTTCAGAAGGCCACAGATGAGGGCTATGATGTTAGCAAGCTCCACAAGACACCACAGAGTGATCCTCCACCTTCGGGAGAGGAAGGCCCTAAGGACACCAAAGGCTTTTGGTATTTTAAATCCCTTTTTGGAAAATAG